The Fragaria vesca subsp. vesca linkage group LG2, FraVesHawaii_1.0, whole genome shotgun sequence genome includes a window with the following:
- the LOC101303587 gene encoding 1-aminocyclopropane-1-carboxylate synthase CMA101-like yields the protein MLSKKAGRDSHGQDSSYFLGWEEYEKNPYHQVHNPTGIIQMGLAENQLSFDLVESWLASNPDAAGLKTNGESIFRELALFQDYHGLPAFKKVLVEMMAKMRGNRVKLEANNLVLTAGATSANETLMFCLADPGEAFLLPTPYYPGFDRDLKWRTGAEIVPIQCTSSNGFKITAVALEEAYGRAQKFNLKVKGVLITNPSNPLGTTMTVDELNHIIDFVVDKDIHIISDEIYSGTVFDSPSFVSILEALMQRKLENSELWNRVHIVYSLSKDLGLPGFRIGMIYSNNPAVVSAATKMSSFGLISSQTQYLLSQMLSDKNFIIKYMSENKKRLQKRKEMLVCGLKSSGIACLESNAGLFCWVDMRHLLRANTSEAEKELWEKVVRVVGLNISPGASCHCTEPGWFRMCFANMSEETLRVAMHRIKVRLLDVHRTRAAMVKPARLSPKWVKLLASLNRGPDR from the exons ATGTTGTCAAAGAAAGCTGGCCGGGACTCTCATGGCCAGGACTCGTCGTACTTCCTAGGGTGGGAAGAATACGAGAAGAACCCGTATCATCAAGTTCATAATCCCACCGGAATCATCCAGATGGGACTTGCAGAGAATCAG CTTTCGTTTGACCTGGTTGAGTCTTGGCTTGCAAGCAACCCAGACGCGGCGGGGCTCAAAACAAACGGAGAATCCATCTTCAGAGAGCTCGCTCTCTTTCAAGACTATCACGGCTTGCCTGCTTTCAAGAAA GTACTGGTAGAAATGATGGCAAAAATGAGAGGCAACAGAGTGAAGTTGGAGGCAAACAACCTGGTACTCACCGCCGGTGCAACTTCCGCTAATGAGACTCTTATGTTTTGCCTTGCCGATCCCGGCGAAGCCTTCCTTCTTCCCACTCCATACTACCCAGG ATTTGATAGAGATCTCAAGTGGCGTACCGGAGCCGAGATTGTTCCGATACAATGCACAAGTTCGAACGGCTTCAAAATCACTGCCGTCGCACTAGAGGAAGCATACGGACGCGCCCAAAAGTTCAACCTAAAAGTCAAGGGGGTATTGATCACTAATCCTTCAAACCCTCTAGGCACCACCATGACTGTGGATGAGCTGAACCACATCATCGACTTCGTTGTCGACAAAGATATTCACATAATAAGCGACGAGATTTATTCAGGCACCGTGTTCGACTCCCCAAGCTTCGTGAGCATTCTAGAAGCTCTGATGCAGCGAAAGCTAGAGAACAGTGAACTTTGGAACCGTGTCCACATTGTCTACTCTCTCTCAAAGGACCTCGGTCTCCCAGGATTTCGAATTGGCATGATCTACTCCAACAATCCGGCAGTAGTTTCCGCCGCAACTAAAATGTCGAGCTTCGGTCTCATCTCTTCTCAAACTCAGTACTTACTCTCCCAAATGTTGTCAGACAAAAACTTTATAATTAAGTACATGAGTGAGAACAAGAAGAGGCTCCAGAAGAGGAAGGAAATGCTCGTTTGTGGGCTGAAAAGCTCCGGCATCGCGTGCTTGGAAAGCAATGCCGGGCTGTTTTGTTGGGTGGACATGAGGCACTTGTTAAGGGCTAACACTTCTGAAGCTGAGAAGGAGCTTTGGGAAAAAGTGGTTCGTGTAGTTGGGTTAAACATCTCCCCCGGTGCTTCTTGCCACTGCACTGAGCCAGGTTGGTTCAGAATGTGCTTTGCTAACATGTCTGAAGAAACCCTTAGGGTTGCAATGCATCGGATCAAGGTCAGGCTTCTTGATGTTCATCGCACCCGGGCCGCCATGGTTAAACCGGCGAGGTTATCGCCCAAGTGGGTTAAGCTGCTAGCTTCATTGAATCGTGGTCCAGACCGTTAA
- the LOC101297798 gene encoding uncharacterized membrane protein C2G11.09-like: MDLNALGTSAGINIGVCVGVFSLYSILRKQPSQARVYFGRRLSIGARKCTALCLDRFVPSASWIVKAWKTTDEEILNNVGLDSVVFVRIIVFSLRIFSIAAVTCILIVLPVNYQGNVLDHKDLPYETLEVFTILNVRQGSKWLWTHCLALYIITFSACVLLYIEYKSITKMRLAHITGSHLNPSQFTVVVRAIPWSQEDTYSDSVRKFFMRNYESSYLSHQMVYRSGKIQKLMSNAGKMCKILKDVSIEQNHKPGLYHCGFCGANSDSFQILSHESESSRGNLNVGSLIQVCAAAFVFFKTRYAALATSQVLHSSNPMSWVTQLAPEPKDVYWSNLWIPYGQLWIRKIATLLASIAFMLVFLIPVTVVQGMTHADKLQKALPFLKGPLKKKFISQVMTGYLPSVVLILALYTVPPIMMVLSALEGSISRSGRKKSACFKILYFTIWNVFVMNIFAGTVIDSFSVFKKLDSVKDLPPQLASAIPAQAKFFMTYVFTSGWASLACELLQLYPLLCNFIRRYIFRMKDWAIDTMSFPYHTEIPRLLLFGFIGFTCSILVPLILPFLLIYFTLAYFIYRNQIINVYITKYQSGGHLWPTVHNTVIFSLIMMQIIALGVFGLRKSPVSSGFTFPLVIFTLLFNQYCQQRFHPVFKNHVAEILIEMDREDEKYGRTEEIHQQLHAAYCQSPSTSPDTSMAGSYHHQEEESIQDPENVTPGKEPSQVSLNWSVASTFGAPEPI; the protein is encoded by the exons ATGGATCTGAATGCTCTTGGGACTTCTGCTGGAATTAATATAGGCGTGTGTGTGGGAGTTTTTTCATTATATTCCATATTGAGAAAGCAACCGAGCCAAGCTAGGGTCTACTTTGGGCGAAGGCTTTCAATTGGCGCAAGGAAATGTACTGCATTATGCTTGGATAGATTTGTTCCCTCTGCTAGTTGGATAGTGAAAGCCTGGAAAACAACAGATGAAGAAATACTGAATAATGTTGGCTTGGATAGTGTTGTATTTGTGAGGATAATTGTCTTCAG TCTCCGGATATTTTCCATTGCTGCCGTCACATGCATTCTTATAGTGCTTCCAGTGAATTATCAAGGGAACGTGCTCGACCACAAGGATCTCCCTTATGAAACCTTGGAAGTATTTACCATCTTGAACGTTCGACAGGGTTCAAAATG GCTCTGGACCCATTGTCTCGCATTGTACATTATTACGTTTTCAGCTTGTGTTCTCCTTTACATC GAGTATAAGAGCATCACTAAAATGAGACTGGCACATATTACTGGATCCCATTTAAATCCAAGTCAGTTTACAGTTGTTGTTCGTGCTATTCCCTGGTCTCAGGAAGATACCTACAGTGATTCAGTAAGAAAATTCTTCATGAGGAATTATGAGTCAAGCTACTTGTCTCACCAAATGGTGTATCGATCTGGTAAAATTCAGAAACTGATG AGCAATGCTGGGAAAATGTGCAAGATCTTGAAGGATGTTTCTATTGAACAGAACCATAAACCAGGCTTATATCATTGTGGTTTTTGTGGAGCAAATTCCGATTCTTTTCAGATTCTCTCACATGAATCTGAAAGTTCTAGAGGGAA CCTAAATGTCGGGTCTCTTATACAGGTGTGTGCTGCTGCTTTTGTCTTTTTCAAGACTCGCTATGCTGCTCTTGCTACATCACAGGTTCTTCACTCATCAAATCCTATGTCATGGGTGACACAGCTGGCTCCAGAGCCAAAAGATGTCTACTGGTCAAACCTTTGGATACCATATGGACAATTGTGGATCCGTAAGATAGCTACACTTCTGGCTTCTATTGCCTTTATGCTTGTGTTTCTTATTCCTGTCACAGTCGTTCAAGGAATGACACATGCAGATAAGCTACAAAAAGCATTACCGTTCCTGAAAGGTCCTCTTAAGAA GAAATTTATAAGCCAGGTGATGACGGGTTACCTACCAAGTGTGGTTTTAATTTTGGCTCTGTATACAGTTCCACCAATTATGATGGTTCTTTCAGCACTGGAGGGTTCTATCTCTCGCAGTGGAAGGAAAAAGAGTGCATGCTTCAAAATCTTATACTTCACTATCTGGAATGTTTTTGTTATGAACATCTTTGCTGGGACTGTCATTGATTCATTCAGTGTATTTAAAAAATTGGATAGTGTGAAAGACCTACCTCCGCAACTTGCGAGCGCAATTCCTGCACAG GCTAAATTCTTCATGACTTATGTTTTTACATCTGGTTGGGCAAGCTTGGCATGTGAACTCTTGCAGCTATATCCTCTTCTTTGCAACTTTATCCGAAGATATATATTCAGAATGAAAGACTGGGCTATTGACACAATGTCTTTTCCGTATCATACAGAAATTCCTAGACTCCTGCTGTTTGGGTTCATTGGATTCACCTGCTCCATCTTGGTTCCCCTAATATTGCCCTTTTTGCTCATTTACTTCACACTTGCTTATTTTATATATCGAAACCAG ATTATCAATGTTTATATAACAAAGTATCAAAGTGGGGGACATTTATGGCCTACGGTTCACAATACAGTCATTTTCTCATTGATTATGATGCAAATAATCGCTCTTGGTGTCTTTGGATTAAGAAAATCACCAGTATCATCAGGTTTCACTTTTCCGCTGGTTATTTTCACTCTTTTGTTTAATCAGTACTGTCAACAACGATTTCATCCAGTATTCAAGAACCATGTTGCGGAG ATTCTTATTGAGATGGATCGGGAAGATGAAAAATATGGGAGGACTGAAGAGATTCATCAACAGTTGCATGCAGCCTATTGCCAGTCCCCTTCAACTTCTCCTGACACGAGTATGGCAGGCTCATATCATCACCAGGAAGAAGAGAGCATTCAGGATCCAGAGAATGTGACACCAG GAAAGGAACCCAGCCAAGTAAGTTTGAACTGGTCCGTTGCTAGCACTTTTGGAGCCCCAGAGCCAATATAA
- the LOC101298086 gene encoding uncharacterized protein LOC101298086 has product MAFPASLSSPSSSTPKFPLNLSKPKTSQPQKCLILRLPHKPFQTSCAKVVSMSQFGEPNKGHNQALEIKVVKEKLLEAIPVTVKELPWKRAADIALKQMLCLGEKALKWCLVAFFVLSFFSDVIFSISRNRELVIPFGLFVGCFVTEILKEALQLVLPVSEEKGFEKHLIGIGCLFAAVKFISYGLPIQAQVIVLNVANGGFLQVLWLWRGLFNRSDVGNSAMDVTM; this is encoded by the exons ATGGCGTTTCCAGCGTCTCTTTCATCGCCTTCGTCTTCAACCCCAAAATTTCCG CTTAATCTCTCTAAACCCAAAACCTCCCAACCCCAAAAATGCTTAATATTACGTCTCCCTCACAAACCCTTCCAGACAAGTTGTGCCAAAGTAGTGTCAATGTCCCAATTTGGTGAACCAAATAAGGGACACAATCAAGCTCTTGAAATCAAGGTTGTGAAGGAGAAGCTTCTGGAGGCCATACCCGTCACAGTTAAAGAGCTTCCATGGAAGAGAGCAGCAGACATTGCGCTGAAGCAGATGCTTTGTCTTGGGGAGAAGGCACTCAAATGGTGCCTTGTTGCTTTTTTTGTGTTGAGCTTCTTTTCAGATGTTATATTTTCGATCTCCAGGAACAGAGAACTAGTCATACCCTTTGGTCTCTTTGTGGGGTGCTTCGTTACTGAGATTTTGAAGGAGGCATTGCAGCTGGTGCTTCCCGTTTCCGAGGAGAAGGGATTCGAAAAGCACCTTATCGGAATCGGCTGCCTCTTTGCTGCTGTCAAGTTCATCTCGTATGGTCTCCCAATACAGGCGCAGGTGATAGTTCTCAATGTTGCAAATGGTGGGTTCCTGCAAGTTTTGTGGCTCTGGAGAGGTTTGTTTAACAGAAGTGATGTTGGTAATAGTGCCATGGATGTGACAATGTAA